A region of Chitinophaga horti DNA encodes the following proteins:
- a CDS encoding response regulator yields MIRIVLYEDNTKLRENLTLLIDGSADFEVCGAFKNCDRILGEVAELLPDVILMDIDMPGTNGIEGLKLVRAQYPHLPVLMLTVFDDDKNVFECIKAGADGYLLKKTTPEKLLEHLREVYNGGAPMTSSVARQVLELFARQPTGERRELYNLTEREREVLQLLVNGYSYKMIAAEIFISIDTVRSHIKKIYEKLHVNSKSEAVAKAFKDKLI; encoded by the coding sequence ATGATAAGAATCGTGTTGTACGAAGACAATACCAAACTACGCGAAAACCTCACCTTACTGATCGATGGCTCGGCCGACTTCGAAGTGTGCGGCGCCTTTAAAAACTGCGACCGTATACTCGGCGAAGTAGCCGAATTGTTACCCGACGTAATCCTGATGGACATTGACATGCCCGGCACCAATGGTATTGAGGGCCTTAAACTTGTACGCGCCCAATACCCGCATCTGCCGGTACTGATGCTTACGGTATTTGATGATGACAAAAACGTATTCGAGTGCATCAAAGCAGGCGCAGATGGTTATCTCCTTAAGAAAACCACCCCCGAAAAACTTTTGGAACACCTGCGCGAAGTATACAACGGCGGCGCGCCCATGACCTCCTCGGTAGCCAGGCAGGTATTGGAATTATTCGCCAGGCAGCCCACCGGCGAAAGGCGTGAGCTGTATAACCTTACCGAAAGGGAAAGAGAAGTATTGCAGTTATTGGTAAACGGCTATAGTTATAAGATGATCGCTGCGGAAATCTTTATCTCGATTGATACCGTGCGTTCGCACATTAAAAAGATCTACGAAAAACTACACGTCAATTCCAAGTCCGAAGCCGTGGCCAAAGCATTTAAGGATAAGTTGATCTGA
- a CDS encoding trans-sulfuration enzyme family protein, with translation MDVSFILNELGEDREQYFNAVAPPIVQSSNFAFDKVSEMRELMLDEYKGFLYSRGNNPTLTILQKKLAALDGAEAALVFGSGAAAIFAAVLSQVKQGDHIVSVRDPYSWAARMFDVILPRFGVSTTYVDGTNTANFAAAIQPNTRLIYLESPNSFTYELQDIEAVVALAKSHHLVTIMDNSYCSPLYQQPIKLGIDLSLQSATKYISGHSDTVAGVLTGSTDMISKIFASEYMNIGSGVSPFSAWLLLRGLRTLPIRLQRITETTKTIVDWLKQQPVIEKVIYPMDPDFPQYELAQRQMQGAGGLVTIQLKATTIDQVERFCDSLQHFLMAVSWGGHESLAFPACASMNVADFRADEPRHRMVRLYIGLEDAGYLIKDLEQALAKM, from the coding sequence ATGGACGTATCCTTTATTTTGAATGAACTGGGAGAAGACAGAGAGCAGTATTTTAACGCCGTTGCGCCGCCAATCGTACAGAGCAGCAATTTTGCTTTCGATAAGGTGAGCGAAATGCGCGAGCTGATGCTGGATGAATACAAAGGCTTCCTCTATTCTCGCGGTAACAACCCCACACTCACTATCCTGCAAAAAAAGCTGGCCGCCCTTGACGGCGCAGAAGCAGCCCTCGTTTTCGGCAGCGGTGCCGCGGCTATCTTCGCCGCTGTACTGTCACAGGTAAAACAAGGCGACCACATCGTGTCAGTGCGCGACCCGTACAGTTGGGCCGCCCGTATGTTCGACGTCATCCTGCCACGCTTCGGCGTTTCCACTACGTATGTCGACGGTACCAATACGGCCAACTTTGCGGCCGCCATTCAGCCCAACACCCGACTTATTTACCTGGAGTCGCCCAACTCTTTTACGTATGAACTGCAGGATATCGAGGCCGTTGTAGCACTGGCTAAAAGTCACCACCTCGTTACCATTATGGATAACAGCTATTGCAGCCCGTTGTACCAGCAACCCATTAAACTCGGCATCGATCTCAGCCTGCAATCAGCCACAAAATATATCAGCGGTCATAGCGATACGGTAGCAGGTGTACTTACCGGCTCCACCGATATGATCAGCAAAATATTTGCCTCCGAGTACATGAACATCGGCAGCGGCGTATCTCCTTTCAGCGCCTGGCTGCTTCTGCGCGGACTGCGTACATTGCCTATCCGGCTGCAACGCATTACCGAAACAACCAAAACCATCGTGGATTGGTTGAAGCAGCAGCCCGTTATCGAAAAGGTAATTTATCCGATGGACCCTGACTTCCCGCAATACGAACTGGCCCAACGCCAGATGCAGGGCGCGGGTGGTTTGGTAACTATCCAGTTAAAAGCCACGACAATCGACCAGGTGGAACGTTTCTGCGATTCCCTGCAGCATTTCCTTATGGCCGTATCCTGGGGCGGGCACGAGTCGCTGGCCTTTCCGGCCTGCGCGTCAATGAACGTGGCGGACTTCAGGGCCGATGAGCCCAGGCACCGGATGGTGCGACTGTATATCGGTTTGGAAGATGCCGGTTATCTTATCAAAGATCTCGAACAGGCCCTGGCCAAAATGTAA
- a CDS encoding HipA N-terminal domain-containing protein: MTEAAVYLNEKLAGALTKTNNEEYTFSYDLPYFNDPSAPSISLTLPKTRRDHQANELFPFFAGLLAEGDNRRWQQETLNIDPKDDFLLLIRTAGTDTIGAITVREW; the protein is encoded by the coding sequence ATGACAGAAGCGGCAGTTTACTTAAACGAAAAACTGGCGGGCGCATTAACAAAAACCAACAACGAGGAATACACTTTCTCCTACGACCTGCCTTACTTTAACGATCCCTCAGCACCATCTATCAGCCTCACGCTGCCCAAAACCAGGCGTGATCATCAGGCCAATGAACTATTCCCGTTTTTCGCAGGACTATTGGCCGAAGGCGACAACCGGCGCTGGCAGCAGGAAACGCTGAACATCGATCCGAAAGATGACTTCCTTTTATTAATCCGCACCGCGGGCACAGACACCATCGGGGCAATAACGGTGAGAGAATGGTAG
- a CDS encoding tetratricopeptide repeat protein, producing the protein MKAFNLFIRYRFPLGIVLLLAGVALGITFGWWEASIVLLLGLVCIVTHFLFGPMRLVQEAMEAGDVDGAMSLMNQIKFPKLLYKPIRSAYFFMQSNMAMYSQDLDKAEHTIKQSIKSGSPMKEFEGMQYFQLGSIAFQKNDIKTADMNLKRAMKLGLPDKENSAGALLMLCSIAMTRRDFKSAKEYFRRAKAMKPTTEQLVAQIKQMDKHISRMPG; encoded by the coding sequence ATGAAAGCATTTAACTTATTTATCAGATACCGTTTCCCGCTCGGGATCGTGTTATTGTTAGCGGGTGTTGCACTGGGCATCACTTTCGGCTGGTGGGAAGCCTCCATCGTACTGCTGTTAGGCCTGGTGTGTATCGTTACGCACTTCCTGTTTGGCCCGATGAGGCTGGTGCAGGAAGCCATGGAAGCCGGCGACGTAGACGGCGCCATGTCGCTCATGAACCAAATCAAATTCCCGAAACTGCTCTACAAACCCATCCGCTCGGCTTACTTCTTTATGCAGTCCAACATGGCGATGTACAGCCAGGACCTGGATAAAGCAGAACATACGATCAAACAAAGTATTAAATCCGGCAGCCCGATGAAAGAGTTCGAGGGCATGCAATACTTTCAGCTGGGCAGCATCGCTTTCCAGAAGAATGATATTAAGACTGCGGACATGAACCTGAAAAGGGCCATGAAACTGGGTTTGCCTGATAAAGAAAACTCCGCGGGCGCCTTACTCATGCTGTGTTCTATCGCCATGACGCGCCGCGACTTTAAATCGGCTAAAGAGTACTTTCGTCGTGCGAAAGCGATGAAACCTACTACAGAGCAGCTGGTAGCGCAGATCAAACAGATGGACAAACATATTTCCCGCATGCCTGGTTGA
- a CDS encoding HipA domain-containing protein: MLTFKSPQGEDAYWFERQALRMAIPGSQPKYSLMLEDDELTLTREGIKGLFLLKMPPASAAQHAQAITENEHLTLQIAANVFDIDTVKNAIIYYQDDVQGLLLRRFDIDPEFVSYQQEDFYQLREKQVKGVPQTYEDMGALIKKHIAAYGPALAIFFKRILFNYLVSNGSGGPRSFSIKRTEHGDYALTPAYGLSCTRLLDAGSKDMAMELYEGVHKSSYYQKFKACGQAEFVNFARRLGLTAGRAETIIASMTDKEYEVADWVEKSFLSGSLKKEYLRLFKEKLHHLRSTYP, translated from the coding sequence GTGCTCACGTTTAAATCGCCCCAGGGGGAAGATGCTTACTGGTTCGAGCGGCAGGCGCTGCGGATGGCTATACCTGGCTCACAGCCGAAGTATTCGCTCATGCTCGAAGACGATGAGCTAACGCTCACCCGCGAAGGTATTAAAGGGCTCTTCCTGCTTAAGATGCCTCCGGCATCGGCTGCACAACATGCGCAGGCCATAACGGAGAACGAGCACCTTACGCTGCAGATCGCCGCCAATGTGTTCGACATCGACACGGTGAAGAATGCCATCATTTATTACCAGGACGACGTGCAGGGATTGCTGTTAAGACGCTTTGATATTGATCCGGAGTTTGTCAGTTATCAGCAGGAAGACTTTTACCAGCTGCGCGAAAAACAAGTGAAAGGGGTGCCGCAAACGTATGAGGATATGGGGGCGCTTATCAAAAAACATATTGCTGCATATGGTCCGGCATTGGCTATCTTCTTTAAACGTATACTCTTTAATTACCTGGTATCCAACGGTAGCGGGGGCCCTCGTTCTTTTTCTATCAAACGTACCGAACATGGCGACTATGCACTCACGCCCGCCTATGGTTTGTCCTGCACCCGCCTGCTCGATGCTGGCAGTAAGGATATGGCGATGGAGCTGTACGAAGGGGTGCATAAATCTTCCTATTACCAAAAGTTTAAAGCTTGCGGGCAGGCGGAGTTCGTCAATTTTGCGAGGAGGCTTGGATTAACAGCAGGCCGGGCGGAAACGATTATTGCATCAATGACGGATAAGGAATATGAAGTGGCTGACTGGGTAGAGAAATCGTTTCTCAGCGGCTCGCTGAAAAAGGAGTACCTGCGGCTTTTTAAGGAGAAATTGCACCATCTCAGATCAACTTATCCTTAA
- a CDS encoding helix-turn-helix domain-containing protein: MKSKLMREITPLTQSDCFTIFSRVKSTFDFPLHYHDEFELNLIQNGKGAKRVIGDHIEEIDDWELVLVGPNIQHAWFTHKCDNPEIREVTLQFHKDLFDDKLLRRNQLSFMRTMFEKSLRGILFSKETIQQLAPRIIDLQQKHGFDSILELMSILHDLSISRNIRVLSDASFNNQEQFSYNSRRVEKTLEYINQNFDKAITLGEVAKLSNMSEVSFSRFFKQRTGNTFIDSVNEIRLGHASRMLIDTTQTIAEVAYHCGFNNISNFNRIFRKKKGCTPKEFRENFSGTRTFI; encoded by the coding sequence ATGAAAAGTAAATTGATGAGAGAGATTACCCCGCTCACGCAAAGCGATTGCTTTACCATCTTCTCCAGGGTTAAATCTACTTTCGATTTCCCTTTACATTATCACGACGAGTTCGAATTAAACCTGATACAGAATGGCAAAGGCGCCAAACGTGTAATCGGTGATCACATCGAGGAAATTGACGACTGGGAACTTGTGCTTGTCGGCCCTAACATACAGCACGCCTGGTTTACACACAAATGCGATAATCCCGAGATAAGGGAAGTAACGCTGCAGTTCCATAAAGATTTGTTCGACGATAAACTACTCCGGCGCAATCAGCTGAGTTTTATGCGCACGATGTTCGAGAAGTCACTGCGTGGTATTCTCTTCTCGAAAGAAACTATTCAGCAACTGGCCCCGCGAATTATCGATCTGCAACAGAAACACGGGTTCGATTCCATCCTTGAGCTGATGTCGATCCTGCACGACTTATCCATTTCCCGCAACATCCGCGTACTGTCGGATGCGTCGTTCAACAATCAGGAACAGTTTTCGTACAACAGCCGGCGGGTGGAAAAAACGTTGGAATACATCAACCAAAACTTCGATAAGGCGATTACGCTTGGAGAAGTGGCCAAGCTATCCAACATGAGCGAAGTATCGTTCAGCCGCTTCTTTAAACAGCGTACCGGTAATACTTTCATCGACAGTGTAAATGAGATCAGGCTGGGGCACGCATCGCGCATGCTGATCGACACCACGCAGACTATTGCCGAGGTAGCCTACCATTGCGGGTTTAACAACATCTCGAACTTTAACCGCATTTTCCGCAAGAAGAAGGGATGTACACCAAAGGAGTTTCGCGAAAACTTTTCCGGCACAAGGACCTTCATATAA
- a CDS encoding helix-turn-helix domain-containing protein — protein MDLREIGDLVRKRRESFGLEREQLAEMGDVAGRTVYLLEVGQGNPSFHTLISVFDALGLEMIVRVKQSI, from the coding sequence ATGGACTTGCGCGAAATTGGCGACCTCGTAAGAAAACGAAGAGAAAGTTTTGGCCTCGAAAGAGAACAACTGGCAGAAATGGGCGATGTGGCGGGCAGAACGGTGTACCTGTTGGAAGTTGGCCAGGGCAACCCTTCATTTCATACATTGATCAGTGTATTTGATGCACTTGGTCTGGAAATGATCGTCCGCGTGAAGCAAAGTATATAA
- a CDS encoding sensor histidine kinase — MLCFTAGKAQQSYVYTHYTVEDGLRNNQVISLLSDSRGYMWLGTANGLQRYDGVSFRFVDMPFSNPSIARETVQCMYEDKSRKTLWFVLHSGVVAFDYGANKYHYYKIQHGHREGSVQISSIQRDKHGYLWTVSTQDNAYIFDEKKQAFVLYTRFLPEAPGKIVCVLEDGDDYLFGTTTGICRLDYKKRTYYHKEHNPNSLPYLDVPQFNQAVNNMYLTRQGILFVNIWPYGSAAPFLYTFDTRRNQLHEFTDFNVGGLRKTFEDSYGKTWVAGDRICLFDSTGQLQEEIVQDRSTRFGLDCSQLYAITPDNMHNIWLGTNNGVFIFNKEKQKFHTAHFPPIDNFVRPNFEPTDILQTSPDKVYVSSWGQGLLVYDSTLTHLIKAYRHPNDAFFNLGWNLLRDREGNIWMAAQHGRYAILNPKTGSIKYERSDTFDNRTIRCMTMDTAGNIWMGTQRGLVVKWDVKQRQFTRYQDSLYHTNQPLWGHIMDLEADHLGNIYIGTGAYGLLQMDAATGRIKKRYGKDEPENRLPGNGIHNIQVMGDTLVLGTMEGIALINTRTGHITTFTEKDGLPVNMITNVQLINRNLFFTTNFNLGKINLDNRKLVNYGRKYGIVEEAFEQTANHRLMNGRIVVGSVKSLISFDPDQLEDPQPPPDVRITSLQLGERLLNADSILLESDLLRLSYKEGPLTIGYNAMAYLDQDNITYYYQLEGVDPQPVVAGTRVLVNYANLPSGRHTFKVWCENGEGLASAHVTTFMLQVASPYYRQWWFFMLILMLIAGLAYLGYRIRINRLIATEQVRRRIARDLHDDMGSTLTSINIMTTMAKRNVRQDNQKTEDFLLKIGESTTRMMESMDDIVWSINPNNDNMPIILARMREFTTSMFEAREIGFTFHADEAVQHLKLTLESRHDFFMIFKEAINNIAKHAQATHVDIIIDYKKKTLIMQVKDNGHGFKPGSNSDGDGLFNMQRRAQRMRGSLEIASAPGSGTRICLRFPTT, encoded by the coding sequence ATGCTGTGTTTTACCGCCGGAAAAGCACAGCAATCGTACGTGTATACACATTACACAGTGGAAGACGGGTTGCGCAACAACCAGGTAATTTCTTTACTCAGCGACAGTCGCGGATACATGTGGCTCGGCACCGCCAACGGCCTGCAACGCTACGATGGCGTCAGCTTCCGGTTCGTGGACATGCCGTTCAGCAATCCTTCTATTGCCCGCGAAACCGTGCAATGCATGTACGAGGACAAATCCCGCAAAACGCTCTGGTTCGTGCTGCATAGCGGCGTGGTGGCGTTCGATTACGGGGCCAACAAGTATCATTACTATAAAATTCAACACGGCCACCGCGAAGGCAGCGTGCAGATCAGCAGCATCCAGCGCGACAAGCATGGCTACCTGTGGACCGTAAGCACACAGGATAACGCCTACATCTTCGACGAGAAAAAACAGGCGTTTGTACTCTACACGCGGTTTTTACCCGAAGCTCCTGGTAAAATCGTGTGTGTGCTGGAGGATGGTGACGATTACCTGTTTGGCACCACGACTGGCATTTGCCGCCTGGATTATAAAAAACGTACGTACTATCATAAAGAACATAACCCGAACAGCCTGCCCTACCTGGACGTGCCACAGTTTAACCAGGCCGTTAACAATATGTACCTTACGCGGCAGGGCATCCTGTTCGTTAATATTTGGCCGTACGGCTCCGCCGCGCCGTTCCTTTATACATTCGATACCCGGCGTAACCAACTGCACGAGTTTACAGACTTTAACGTCGGCGGCCTTCGTAAGACGTTCGAAGATAGTTACGGCAAAACCTGGGTAGCGGGCGATCGCATCTGCCTCTTCGACAGTACCGGCCAGCTGCAGGAGGAAATTGTGCAGGACCGTAGTACGCGGTTTGGCCTGGACTGCTCTCAGCTTTACGCCATCACCCCGGATAATATGCACAACATCTGGCTCGGCACCAACAATGGCGTATTTATCTTCAATAAAGAAAAGCAAAAGTTTCATACTGCCCACTTTCCGCCGATCGACAACTTTGTGCGACCCAACTTTGAGCCGACGGATATATTACAAACCTCGCCCGACAAAGTATACGTTAGTTCCTGGGGGCAGGGATTACTGGTGTACGACAGCACACTTACACACCTCATAAAAGCCTACCGCCACCCTAACGATGCATTCTTCAATCTTGGCTGGAACCTGCTGCGCGATCGGGAAGGCAACATCTGGATGGCGGCGCAACACGGCCGGTACGCAATATTGAATCCTAAGACGGGGAGCATAAAATACGAGCGGTCGGACACGTTCGACAATCGCACCATCCGTTGCATGACGATGGATACGGCGGGAAACATCTGGATGGGCACACAACGCGGCCTGGTGGTGAAATGGGATGTAAAACAACGGCAATTCACCCGCTACCAGGACAGCCTGTACCACACCAACCAGCCTTTATGGGGGCACATTATGGACCTGGAGGCCGATCATCTTGGCAACATTTACATCGGCACCGGCGCTTATGGTTTACTGCAGATGGATGCCGCTACCGGGCGCATTAAAAAACGGTATGGCAAAGACGAACCTGAAAACCGGTTGCCAGGCAACGGCATTCACAACATACAGGTAATGGGCGATACGCTGGTACTGGGCACGATGGAAGGCATCGCGCTCATCAATACCCGAACGGGCCATATCACTACGTTTACCGAAAAGGACGGGCTGCCCGTCAACATGATAACCAACGTCCAGCTGATTAACCGCAACCTGTTTTTTACTACCAACTTCAACCTGGGTAAGATCAACCTCGATAACCGAAAACTGGTGAACTACGGTCGCAAATACGGTATCGTGGAAGAAGCTTTTGAACAAACCGCCAATCACCGTCTAATGAACGGCCGCATCGTGGTCGGATCGGTGAAAAGCCTCATCAGCTTTGACCCAGATCAGCTTGAGGACCCGCAGCCGCCGCCGGATGTGCGCATCACATCCCTGCAACTAGGCGAACGGCTCCTCAATGCCGATTCGATACTACTGGAGAGTGATTTACTGCGCTTGTCATATAAGGAAGGGCCGCTCACCATTGGTTATAATGCCATGGCTTACCTGGACCAGGATAACATCACGTATTATTATCAACTGGAAGGTGTAGACCCACAGCCGGTAGTAGCAGGCACCCGCGTGCTAGTCAATTATGCTAACCTGCCGAGCGGCCGCCATACGTTTAAGGTGTGGTGCGAAAACGGGGAAGGATTAGCCTCCGCACATGTAACTACCTTTATGTTACAGGTGGCCAGTCCATATTACCGCCAGTGGTGGTTTTTTATGTTGATACTGATGCTGATCGCCGGACTGGCCTATCTCGGCTACCGCATCCGCATTAACCGGCTTATTGCCACCGAACAGGTGCGCCGCCGCATTGCCCGCGACCTGCACGATGATATGGGATCGACGCTTACTTCGATCAATATAATGACCACCATGGCCAAACGCAACGTGCGGCAGGACAATCAGAAAACGGAAGATTTCCTGTTGAAGATAGGCGAAAGCACCACCCGCATGATGGAGTCGATGGACGATATCGTTTGGTCGATTAATCCGAATAACGACAACATGCCTATCATCCTGGCGCGCATGCGCGAGTTCACGACCAGCATGTTCGAGGCAAGAGAAATCGGATTTACGTTTCATGCAGATGAAGCCGTCCAACATCTGAAACTCACGCTGGAAAGCCGGCACGACTTCTTTATGATCTTTAAAGAAGCGATCAACAATATTGCAAAGCACGCCCAGGCCACTCATGTCGACATTATTATCGACTATAAAAAGAAAACGTTGATCATGCAGGTGAAGGACAACGGGCATGGTTTTAAACCAGGCAGCAACAGTGATGGGGACGGACTATTCAACATGCAGCGAAGAGCCCAGCGCATGCGCGGCAGCCTGGAAATTGCATCGGCGCCGGGTAGCGGCACACGCATTTGTTTGCGCTTTCCCACTACATAA
- a CDS encoding ATP-binding response regulator — protein sequence MLTQLLASGIHPGLDKYEAKRVRIVNFISFLCGALVVLYGILFYALSGEAGILYPALLFSPFFFSIILLNKSGLYMAAKVGLQVLFSGIILYYGIMFGSLAEVQLFAVFSICVAMLSFKVQDLKMILACSLLPVACVVLLEVNYSTGLLQPLALPADTQHLFRWLIMSVVFALCVLAIAFHCRSNDQLQKEVEWQNTWLERYNAELESQVKERTAALEKASYEKSRYLSETSHETRNYINAIIGLSDILLQETREVQMPDGARQIIEDIYCNSHDLRGMLTNVLEVSKIEAGQGDELHAEPVSLKRWLQPLTHTYSNIANMSGVRLDVQNNGVLPECIMLDQSRLTRILNNLLSNAIKVTPRGHAVLLTVDAQEGVLSIAVHDSGPGIPPEKRDLLFKPFAQLGLSSDHKGSGLGLVLTRRYAEQLGGTLSVESVTGVGSVFRVRMPLQVCEDVQTGNEELRPSLAGKKVLLIEDEQMNCMILERFLLPLGLEITTCANGLEGISAATAKVPDLIILDMAMPVMDGKETTRILRSLPQFNRVPIIALSSNALLEEQETMLALGADEYIVKPVLRRQITDVVVKHLSKARSGHTMVLAF from the coding sequence ATGTTAACACAGCTGCTGGCATCAGGCATACATCCCGGATTAGATAAATACGAAGCGAAAAGAGTACGTATCGTAAACTTCATCAGCTTCCTTTGCGGCGCGCTGGTCGTGTTGTATGGTATACTATTTTATGCACTTTCCGGTGAAGCGGGTATTTTGTACCCCGCGCTTTTATTCAGTCCATTTTTCTTTTCCATTATATTATTGAACAAGAGCGGTCTATACATGGCTGCCAAGGTGGGACTACAGGTGTTGTTCTCGGGCATCATCCTGTATTATGGCATAATGTTCGGCAGTCTGGCCGAAGTGCAATTGTTTGCCGTGTTCTCTATTTGTGTAGCCATGTTGTCGTTCAAGGTGCAGGACCTTAAAATGATCCTCGCCTGTTCGCTGCTGCCCGTCGCCTGTGTGGTATTGCTGGAGGTAAATTATAGTACCGGCCTGCTGCAACCGCTGGCCCTGCCTGCCGACACGCAGCATCTCTTTCGCTGGCTGATCATGTCGGTCGTATTTGCCTTGTGTGTACTGGCCATCGCTTTTCATTGCCGCAGTAACGATCAGCTTCAAAAAGAAGTGGAATGGCAAAATACCTGGCTCGAACGCTATAATGCAGAACTGGAGTCGCAGGTAAAAGAGCGGACCGCGGCGCTGGAAAAAGCGAGTTATGAAAAGTCGCGTTACCTCAGCGAAACCAGCCACGAAACGCGTAACTACATTAATGCGATTATCGGTTTAAGTGACATATTACTGCAGGAAACGCGGGAAGTACAAATGCCCGACGGTGCCAGGCAGATTATTGAAGATATTTATTGCAACAGCCACGACCTGCGTGGTATGCTTACCAATGTGCTGGAGGTTTCGAAGATAGAAGCGGGGCAAGGCGATGAATTGCATGCCGAGCCGGTTTCGCTGAAGCGTTGGCTGCAGCCGTTGACGCACACGTACAGTAACATCGCCAATATGAGCGGTGTGCGACTCGACGTGCAAAACAACGGTGTGTTGCCGGAGTGTATTATGCTGGACCAGTCGAGGTTAACGCGCATTCTGAATAACCTGTTATCGAATGCGATCAAAGTAACGCCGCGCGGACACGCGGTGTTGCTGACAGTAGACGCACAAGAGGGTGTCCTGTCGATTGCGGTGCATGATAGTGGCCCGGGCATTCCGCCGGAAAAACGCGACTTGTTGTTTAAGCCGTTTGCGCAATTGGGGCTATCGTCTGATCATAAGGGTTCGGGTTTAGGGCTGGTGCTTACGCGTCGGTACGCCGAGCAGTTGGGCGGTACGTTAAGTGTGGAAAGTGTAACGGGCGTGGGGTCGGTGTTTCGGGTGCGGATGCCGTTGCAGGTTTGTGAAGATGTGCAGACCGGCAATGAGGAATTACGTCCGTCGCTGGCAGGTAAAAAAGTGTTGCTTATCGAAGACGAACAAATGAACTGTATGATCCTCGAGCGCTTCCTGCTGCCGTTAGGATTGGAAATAACCACTTGCGCCAATGGCCTGGAAGGTATATCTGCAGCTACCGCTAAGGTGCCCGACCTGATCATCCTGGATATGGCAATGCCCGTAATGGATGGAAAGGAAACGACCCGCATCCTGCGTAGTCTGCCGCAATTTAATCGCGTGCCGATTATCGCTTTATCGTCCAACGCCTTACTAGAAGAGCAGGAAACGATGCTGGCGCTGGGGGCGGATGAGTATATTGTAAAACCCGTCTTGCGCCGTCAAATCACCGACGTGGTGGTGAAACATTTAAGCAAAGCACGCTCGGGCCATACGATGGTGCTGGCTTTTTAA